From the genome of bacterium:
TTCAGTGTAAGCTGGCCGGCCACGCCGGAGTAGTTGGTGTTCGTCTCGTCGAAAAATTTATTTCCCCATTCGCCGACCGGCCCCTCTTCACCGTCTCCGCCGTTCCAGTTGGTCTGGGTGGAGATGGTGGCCAGGACCGCCGAAGCACCCACGAAAAGAATGAATAGCGTTTTTCGCATGCTCACCTCCAATCATCGGCCGTCATTCGTTGGGAAGTCCGGGCCACTCGGGAAGGAGGTCTCCCCCCCCTCCCCCGCCGTCGCCGTTCTCACCTGACATGAGGGCGATGGCGACTCCGCCGCCCACCGCCGCGACCCCGCCCAGCGTCCACCAGAGCCAGTCCGTATCGGACGGTTCCTTGATGTCGTTTAGGTAGGTTCGAGAGCCGACATCCTTGGCCAGGTTCGAAAGAGCGGTGCTGGAGGCCGTGGTGCGCTCCGTCGTGCTGGCGATGACGCTCCCCTCCTCCACGTTGATCATGCGGATGGTGAGGACGTAGTTGCCGCCGGAGCTGGTGACCGAGCCAACGATGACCCTCTCGGCGGCCAGCACCCGCCCGATCTCGACGGCGCACTCGACGTCGGTGCAGGTCAGCACCATCGCCTGCTCCTCCATGATCTGCGCCATGTACTCCCGCTCGAGGACCCAGAACCGCCCCTGGCGGATGAGCTCGGTGGTGAGGTACTGGGTGGCTATGCTGGCGTCGGTCTCGCTGACGCCCTGGGCCACGAGGGGGATGATGGCCAGGCGCGGTTTGACGGATTCAACCGTCGCCGTGACCTGCGCGGTGACTAAAGTCGCGGTGAGGAGGATTAAAAACAACGCGCTCAAGTGTTTCATGTCACTCCTTTCGCATGCTACTCCATTACCGTAAACCTAAATGTATTCCCCTTTCCAGTCAAGGGGAAAAAATAAACGGCCCGTTGCGGGCCGTTTTGGCGCAATGGAACCCTCCGACTACTATCCCAACCCGTCCTCCCCGTGGTCCTCGTGGCCGCAGGAGTCGCCCAGGTCCATCTTCTCCAGGTCGGGGCAGGTGCCGTCCTTCCGGCAGCGGTAGTGGGCGATGGCCGCGCGCAGGGCGTCCGTGGCCAGGTTGGAGCAGTGCAGCTTGAGCTTGGGCAGGCCGCCCAGCGCCTCCGAGACGTCGTTCCGGGTGAGCTTTTCCGCCTCGTCAATCGTCAGGCCGATGACCATCTCGGTGGTGATGGAACTGGTGGCGATGGCGGCGCCGCACCCGAAGGTCTTGAACTTGCAGTCCACGATGCGCCCTAGGGCGTCCACCTTGATGTACATCTCCATGATGTCGCCGCAGGGGGGGTTGCCCACGCGGCCGATGCCGTCGGCGTCGGGAATCTCGCCCACGTTGCGCGGGTGCCGGAAGTGGTCTATGACCTTTTCGGTGTAGGATTCCATGTTCTCTCCCGCGAAAGCATCCAACCTCAGTATGCCATCTTTTTCTTCAGACTTACAATCCGAGAGCGTATTTATCGTCTAATCCGCATTTCACCGATGCGCGCAGGTCGGGATAACCGGGAAGGCGCCGCGGTAAAGGCCGCAGCAGGCGTCGTAAATCGGCTCCACGCGCGCCCCCTACAGGCGCGGCAGGGAGTGTTGGATTTCGTATCCGGTGACGACCTGGCGGTAGGAATCCCACTCGATGGTCTTGTTCTCGATGAATTTCTGGTAGACGTGATCCCCCAGGGTCTCCCGCATGAGGTCGCTCTTCTTGAATACGTGGAGGGCTTCGGAAAGGCTTTCCGGGAGCTCCTGGATCTCCCTGGAGCGCATGCCCTCGTCGTAGATGTTTTCCTCGGTGGGTTCGGTCAGCTCGTAGGAATCGTGCACCCCCTTCATCCCCATGGCCAGCATTACCGAGAAGGCCAGATAGGGGTTGCAGGCGGGGTCGGGGCTCCGCAGCTCGATTCTCGCCGACTGCGGGGTCTTGTAGTGGGGGATCCGGACCAGGGCCGACCGGTTCCGGTGCCCCCAGACGATGTAGCACGGCGCTTAGTAGC
Proteins encoded in this window:
- a CDS encoding iron-sulfur cluster assembly scaffold protein, with the translated sequence MESYTEKVIDHFRHPRNVGEIPDADGIGRVGNPPCGDIMEMYIKVDALGRIVDCKFKTFGCGAAIATSSITTEMVIGLTIDEAEKLTRNDVSEALGGLPKLKLHCSNLATDALRAAIAHYRCRKDGTCPDLEKMDLGDSCGHEDHGEDGLG